In a genomic window of Lycium ferocissimum isolate CSIRO_LF1 chromosome 9, AGI_CSIRO_Lferr_CH_V1, whole genome shotgun sequence:
- the LOC132030814 gene encoding uncharacterized protein LOC132030814 → MAASAQRSTGPVVRSLSPGGRFYSTTSRKTSSFGTSVSASSSIRFPLDRTETTSQNRSFSVTNRQKTEKKTTCMCSPTNHPGSFRCSIHKKMDHVRTRSSSTTSHQTASNSIRLHMRRSAMTNSLVRIGTVEGELVKRALAALIRPSSHQQRRRADFQPRPSRLSVIS, encoded by the coding sequence ATGGCAGCTTCTGCTCAGCGATCAACCGGACCAGTAGTCCGTTCACTTTCACCAGGCGGTAGATTCTACTCAACGACGTCTAGAAAAACGTCGTCGTTTGGAACTTCAGTTTCTGCATCATCATCAATCCGGTTCCCTCTAGACCGTACTGAAACAACTTCACAAAACCGGTCTTTTTCTGTTACGAACAGACAAAAAACTGAGAAAAAGACGACGTGTATGTGTTCACCTACGAACCATCCAGGTTCGTTTAGGTGTAGTATCCATAAGAAAATGGATCATGTTCGAACAAGGAGTAGTAGTACTACTAGTCATCAAACGGCTTCGAATTCGATTCGATTGCATATGAGGAGATCAGCGATGACAAATTCGTTAGTGAGAATCGGTACTGTTGAAGGTGAGCTTGTGAAGAGAGCGTTGGCGGCTTTGATTAGACCGTCATCTCATCAACAACGCCGCCGTGCTGATTTTCAGCCCCGACCTAGTCGGCTTTCCGTTATCTCCTAA